A section of the Roseivirga sp. BDSF3-8 genome encodes:
- a CDS encoding flavin monoamine oxidase family protein has protein sequence MAWLIPNRRRTHLLKADQQPAFYKYIDTPEFSYGRWKSLSQGKIGSFSSVPTPKVAIIGAGLAGLSSAYELLKCGVDVTLFEASQRIGGRLYSKKFEEGSPEIAELGAMRFPPSEELLFDYFKEFNIPTTPNFPDPLSVNTIISYKNSTHSIPAGGNVPDEFDNVYTGWNALIDNGATVTYTDAAGNKQTVVLAAPAELEKAMQLDKEGTPLNTTLDPVAEWKKYLDVFNNKSLFDGLVTIFNGPNPPGGTTWNYPEDYERFASLGAGFGGFGPLYEAGFLEIIRLVINGLESNQVFVPSGIEEVAYNLYNTEVSLPHGGTTTVASHCQTNTPVGGVYKQGDKIAILSPSGEQLGTFDRVIVATTQRAMEIDANLGLFSEFTQNNIPYQPTLPPEAAQSIRDIHIMNSSKTFIRTETKFWEGLSDQTRCILSDSLSANLYTLDYGGQYGVVLVSYVWGDQSIKQVSFQNPEKRLAMLRKAIMPFAPDFAANLYPLNNDYENNVQMIDWELQPYYYGAFKLNRPGQDHYVQTAFYHYQQAAKATQGQVYLAGDSISWTGGWTEGALQTAMNACCAVVQSLGGSLNSPGYNPISSLSPHVYDYNVANG, from the coding sequence ATGGCTTGGTTAATTCCCAACCGACGACGTACCCACCTGCTAAAGGCAGACCAACAGCCCGCCTTTTACAAATACATAGACACCCCTGAGTTTTCATACGGCAGGTGGAAATCATTATCACAAGGAAAAATAGGCAGCTTTTCTTCAGTTCCCACCCCTAAGGTCGCTATTATCGGCGCCGGACTCGCAGGACTTTCATCAGCCTATGAGCTACTTAAGTGTGGGGTAGACGTTACCCTCTTTGAGGCCAGCCAACGCATTGGTGGTCGCCTCTACAGCAAAAAGTTTGAAGAAGGTAGCCCCGAAATAGCCGAGCTGGGCGCCATGCGATTTCCCCCTTCCGAAGAACTGCTCTTTGACTACTTCAAAGAGTTTAACATCCCGACAACCCCCAACTTTCCGGATCCCCTTTCAGTAAATACCATCATTAGCTATAAGAACAGTACCCATAGTATTCCTGCCGGAGGAAACGTACCCGATGAGTTTGACAATGTCTATACCGGCTGGAATGCCCTCATCGATAATGGCGCTACAGTAACCTATACAGACGCCGCTGGCAATAAGCAAACCGTAGTCCTCGCCGCCCCCGCTGAGCTTGAAAAGGCCATGCAACTGGACAAAGAAGGCACCCCCCTAAACACCACCCTCGACCCTGTAGCTGAGTGGAAAAAGTACCTCGATGTCTTTAACAACAAAAGCCTCTTCGATGGCCTCGTTACCATCTTCAACGGGCCCAACCCTCCCGGTGGCACCACTTGGAACTACCCCGAAGACTACGAGCGCTTCGCCTCCCTAGGAGCCGGATTCGGAGGCTTCGGCCCCCTGTATGAAGCCGGATTCCTCGAAATTATCCGGCTGGTAATCAATGGCCTTGAGTCCAACCAGGTTTTCGTACCCAGCGGTATAGAAGAAGTTGCCTATAACCTGTACAATACCGAAGTTTCCCTGCCCCATGGCGGCACTACCACCGTTGCCAGCCACTGCCAGACCAATACCCCCGTCGGCGGAGTCTATAAGCAGGGAGACAAAATAGCCATCCTATCACCCAGTGGTGAGCAGCTCGGCACATTTGACCGCGTCATAGTAGCCACCACCCAGCGCGCCATGGAGATCGACGCCAACCTCGGGCTTTTTTCGGAATTCACTCAGAACAACATTCCTTACCAACCCACACTGCCCCCTGAGGCTGCCCAATCTATTCGTGACATCCATATCATGAACTCTTCCAAGACCTTCATCCGCACAGAGACAAAATTCTGGGAAGGCCTAAGCGATCAGACACGCTGTATCCTCAGCGACTCACTCTCCGCCAACCTATACACCCTCGACTATGGCGGACAGTACGGTGTCGTACTCGTATCATACGTATGGGGCGACCAGTCCATCAAGCAGGTTTCTTTCCAAAACCCCGAAAAGCGCCTCGCTATGCTGCGCAAGGCCATCATGCCCTTTGCGCCTGATTTCGCCGCAAACCTGTACCCACTCAATAACGACTATGAGAACAATGTACAAATGATCGACTGGGAGCTTCAGCCCTACTACTACGGTGCCTTTAAGCTAAACCGCCCCGGTCAGGACCACTACGTACAAACCGCCTTCTACCACTACCAGCAGGCGGCAAAAGCCACCCAGGGCCAGGTATACCTCGCCGGCGACAGCATCTCCTGGACAGGAGGCTGGACAGAAGGCGCCCTGCAGACCGCCATGAATGCCTGCTGCGCCGTCGTGCAGTCACTGGGTGGAAGCCTTAACTCCCCCGGTTACAACCCCATAAGCTCCCTTAGCCCCCATGTGTATGACTACAATGTGGCGAATGGGTGA